A genomic segment from Bradyrhizobium diazoefficiens USDA 110 encodes:
- a CDS encoding oleate hydratase gives MSPRKFELQSRQVMKAYFIGGGIGSLAGAAFLVRDAQLPGRDIVIYEAQPLVGGSLDGALLANGAYSLRGGRMLTTDHYECTWDLLSSIPSLERPGLSVRDETVAFNEENPAHSRARLVDRNRFKIDVSHMGFSGRDRLELLRLTEASEETLGNSRITDWLSPKFFESNFWYMWQTTFAFQPWHSAVELRRYLHRFMSEFPRIETLAGVKRTVYNQYDAIVQPLADWLKRQGVQFVRGTAVTDMTLEDEGGRVRVRQLVLDRDGRTANVRIEDGDLVFFQNGSMTDASSLGSMTEPPPHLTKADSQGWALWETIAQGRPEFGNPSAFNSSIPESYWLSFTVTCRDPRFFDKMEAFSGNRAGTGGLVTFRDSNWLMSAVLYHQPHFAGQPKDVQVFWGYALHPDRIGNFVGKPMSECGGADILNELCGHLNFDRDVFETATCIPCRMPYITSMFMPRNVTDRPLPVPRNSVNLAFVSQFVEIPDDVVFTVEYSVRAAQMAVYQLMKIERPVPPVTRHDKSLAVIFATLEKAFA, from the coding sequence ATGTCGCCCCGAAAGTTCGAATTGCAATCGAGGCAAGTCATGAAGGCGTATTTCATCGGTGGTGGCATCGGATCGCTCGCGGGCGCGGCGTTCCTGGTTCGCGACGCGCAGCTGCCGGGGCGCGACATCGTGATTTACGAGGCGCAGCCGCTGGTCGGCGGCAGTCTCGACGGCGCACTGCTCGCGAACGGCGCCTATTCGCTGCGCGGCGGACGCATGCTCACTACCGACCATTACGAATGCACCTGGGACCTGCTGTCGAGCATCCCCTCGCTCGAGCGTCCGGGCCTGAGCGTGCGCGACGAGACCGTCGCGTTCAACGAGGAGAACCCGGCGCATTCGCGGGCGCGGCTGGTTGACCGCAACCGCTTCAAGATCGACGTCTCCCACATGGGCTTTTCCGGGCGCGACCGGCTCGAGCTGCTGCGGCTCACCGAGGCCTCGGAGGAGACGCTCGGCAACAGCCGCATCACCGACTGGCTGTCGCCAAAATTCTTCGAGTCCAATTTCTGGTACATGTGGCAGACCACTTTCGCCTTCCAGCCCTGGCACAGCGCGGTCGAGCTGAGGCGCTATCTGCACCGCTTCATGAGCGAATTCCCGCGCATCGAAACCCTCGCCGGGGTCAAGCGTACCGTCTACAACCAGTATGACGCGATCGTACAGCCGCTTGCCGACTGGCTGAAGCGGCAAGGCGTGCAGTTCGTGCGCGGCACGGCCGTCACCGACATGACGCTCGAAGACGAGGGCGGACGCGTGCGCGTCCGCCAGCTGGTGCTCGATCGCGACGGCCGCACCGCCAACGTCCGCATCGAGGACGGCGATCTCGTGTTCTTCCAGAACGGCTCGATGACGGACGCCTCGAGCCTGGGCTCCATGACCGAGCCGCCGCCGCACCTGACCAAGGCCGACAGCCAGGGCTGGGCGCTGTGGGAGACGATCGCGCAAGGACGTCCCGAATTCGGCAATCCGTCCGCGTTCAACAGCTCGATCCCGGAATCGTACTGGCTGTCCTTCACCGTCACCTGCCGCGATCCGCGCTTCTTCGACAAGATGGAGGCGTTCTCGGGCAACAGGGCCGGCACCGGCGGGCTGGTGACGTTCCGGGATTCCAACTGGTTGATGTCGGCGGTGCTGTATCATCAGCCGCATTTCGCCGGCCAGCCGAAGGACGTTCAGGTGTTCTGGGGCTATGCGCTGCATCCGGACCGCATCGGCAATTTCGTCGGGAAGCCGATGTCCGAGTGCGGCGGCGCCGACATCCTGAACGAGCTGTGCGGGCACCTGAATTTCGATCGCGACGTGTTCGAGACTGCGACCTGCATTCCCTGCCGCATGCCCTACATCACCAGCATGTTCATGCCGCGCAACGTGACCGACCGGCCGCTGCCGGTGCCCAGGAATTCGGTCAACCTTGCCTTCGTCAGCCAGTTCGTCGAGATCCCCGACGACGTCGTGTTCACCGTCGAATATTCGGTGCGCGCGGCGCAGATGGCGGTCTATCAGCTCATGAAGATCGAGCGCCCGGTGCCGCCGGTGACCCGCCACGACAAGTCGCTCGCGGTGATCTTCGCGACCCTGGAGAAGGCGTTCGCTTGA
- a CDS encoding CoA transferase: MSSERERREILITTIADLLDGIRHVAVGASSPIPAAGAMLLRARNELCGKPPVRISILGSQRHNFFTNGGIELFDCAAQGRVDAFFLGGGQIDGAGNINLVGTGDYPKTDVRWPGSFGSAYLYHLIPRVILFREEHTPRVFVPKVDFVSARATTPEVPRRGGPYALLTNMALFDFDREAGGFALRSVHPPFTPADIRENTGFTYEEPEVVRETARPDSATLALLRGRIFDELAETYPAFARTMKQAA; encoded by the coding sequence ATGTCATCGGAACGCGAACGGCGCGAAATCCTGATCACCACCATCGCCGACCTGCTCGACGGCATCCGTCACGTCGCGGTCGGCGCATCGTCGCCGATCCCCGCGGCCGGTGCGATGCTGCTGCGCGCACGCAACGAACTCTGTGGCAAACCGCCGGTGCGCATCTCGATCCTGGGATCGCAGCGGCATAATTTCTTCACCAATGGCGGCATCGAGCTGTTCGACTGCGCCGCGCAAGGAAGGGTCGACGCCTTCTTTCTCGGCGGTGGCCAGATCGACGGCGCGGGCAACATCAACCTCGTCGGCACCGGCGATTACCCGAAGACCGATGTGCGCTGGCCCGGCTCGTTCGGCTCGGCCTATCTCTACCATCTCATTCCGCGCGTGATCCTGTTTCGCGAGGAGCACACCCCGCGCGTGTTCGTGCCGAAGGTCGACTTCGTCAGCGCCCGGGCGACCACACCGGAGGTCCCTCGCCGCGGCGGGCCATACGCGCTCCTGACCAACATGGCGCTGTTCGACTTCGACCGCGAGGCAGGCGGCTTCGCCCTGCGCTCGGTGCATCCGCCCTTCACGCCGGCCGACATCAGGGAAAATACCGGCTTCACCTATGAAGAACCGGAGGTCGTGCGGGAAACCGCGCGGCCCGATTCCGCAACCCTGGCATTGCTGCGCGGCCGGATTTTCGACGAGCTCGCCGAGACTTACCCGGCCTTTGCCAGGACCATGAAGCAGGCGGCGTGA
- a CDS encoding DUF3088 domain-containing protein — MTRDLLFLLRPGFEDPAYPGRRFYCWHCALMEGVLASFPALAEKLDVERIAWPQPRQAVIALVGEENQSLPLLVLADGATSRHQTGSHRGRAFVADKDAILAALSERHGFPDPHP; from the coding sequence ATGACGCGCGACCTGCTGTTTCTGCTGCGCCCGGGGTTCGAGGACCCGGCCTATCCGGGCCGGCGCTTCTATTGCTGGCATTGCGCGCTGATGGAGGGCGTGCTCGCTTCGTTTCCGGCGCTCGCCGAAAAGCTCGACGTCGAGCGCATCGCGTGGCCGCAGCCGCGGCAGGCCGTGATCGCGCTGGTCGGGGAGGAGAACCAGTCGCTGCCGCTGCTCGTGCTGGCAGACGGCGCGACATCGCGGCACCAGACCGGCAGCCACCGCGGCCGCGCCTTCGTCGCCGACAAGGACGCAATCCTCGCCGCGCTCTCCGAACGCCACGGCTTTCCCGATCCGCATCCGTAG
- a CDS encoding AMP-dependent synthetase/ligase: MPGPISQPQTLADVKTLPELLRWRVEATPAAEAYRHFDAHAGRWVSQSWHEIDAEFELWRQALAAENFSPGERVAILMPNGIAHIAMDQASLSRGLVPVPMHAVDNPDSIAYILADSGALLLFVDTLARWQAIVATGQPLDALKRIVCADMTGPVPADARIVALDQWLASAPGATAPLSDVAVAPDDLAAIVYTSGTTGRPKGVMLSHDNVVANVKAIAHRIAASPDDVFLSFLPLSHTFERTGGYYYPIAAGACVAYARSVPQLGDDLKHVRPTVLVSVPRIYERVYALIMQHRASAGSIERALLDLTIAVGGRRFDARQGRGALSLLDRLAWPLLKQLVADKVLAQLGGRLRVAVSGGAPIAEPVIRLFLALGLDILQGYGMTETSPVVSVNTPEDNDPRSVGHVLDGVEARLGENDELLVRGPSVMLGYWHKPEETRRVKEADGWLHTGDQARIENGRITITGRIKDILVTSTGEKIAPVDLETAILADPLFEQALVVGEQRPFLAALVVLNAKAWVQEKERLAASGKQGGAAERAALLARIAAAVKAYPSYATPRAVWWTLDPWTIASGLLTPTLKNKRPALEHRFAEEIAQIYAKKPAATVKAQ; encoded by the coding sequence ATGCCGGGGCCGATCAGTCAACCGCAGACGCTCGCCGACGTGAAGACACTGCCTGAGCTGCTGCGCTGGCGCGTCGAGGCGACGCCGGCGGCAGAAGCCTATCGCCATTTCGACGCGCATGCCGGGCGCTGGGTCAGCCAGTCCTGGCACGAGATCGACGCGGAATTCGAGCTGTGGCGGCAGGCGCTGGCCGCGGAGAATTTTTCGCCGGGCGAGCGCGTCGCCATCCTGATGCCGAACGGCATTGCGCATATCGCGATGGACCAGGCGTCGCTGTCGCGCGGTCTCGTGCCGGTGCCAATGCATGCCGTCGACAACCCCGACAGCATCGCCTACATCCTCGCCGATTCCGGCGCGCTACTGCTGTTCGTCGATACGCTGGCGCGCTGGCAGGCGATCGTGGCCACCGGCCAGCCGCTTGATGCGCTCAAGCGCATCGTCTGTGCCGACATGACCGGACCGGTGCCGGCCGATGCACGCATCGTCGCGCTCGACCAGTGGCTTGCGTCCGCGCCTGGCGCGACCGCGCCATTGTCCGACGTCGCGGTGGCGCCGGACGATCTTGCCGCCATCGTCTACACCTCGGGCACGACCGGGCGGCCGAAGGGCGTGATGCTGTCGCATGACAACGTTGTCGCCAATGTGAAGGCGATCGCGCATCGCATCGCGGCGTCGCCCGACGACGTCTTTCTGTCCTTCCTGCCGCTCTCGCACACGTTCGAGCGCACCGGCGGCTATTACTATCCGATCGCGGCCGGGGCCTGCGTCGCCTATGCGCGCTCGGTGCCGCAACTCGGGGACGACCTCAAGCATGTGCGGCCGACGGTGCTGGTCTCGGTGCCGCGGATCTACGAGCGCGTCTACGCGCTGATCATGCAGCACCGCGCATCGGCCGGAAGCATCGAGCGGGCGCTGCTCGATCTCACGATTGCCGTCGGCGGCCGGCGGTTCGACGCGCGGCAGGGACGCGGCGCACTGTCGCTGCTCGACCGGCTGGCCTGGCCGCTGCTGAAGCAGCTCGTCGCCGACAAGGTGCTGGCGCAGCTCGGCGGCCGGTTGCGCGTCGCGGTTTCCGGCGGCGCGCCGATCGCCGAGCCCGTCATTCGTCTGTTTCTCGCACTCGGGCTCGACATTCTCCAGGGCTACGGCATGACCGAGACCTCGCCGGTGGTCTCGGTCAACACCCCCGAGGACAACGATCCGCGCTCGGTCGGCCATGTGCTCGACGGCGTCGAGGCCAGGCTGGGTGAGAACGACGAGCTGCTGGTGCGTGGCCCAAGCGTGATGCTAGGCTACTGGCACAAGCCCGAGGAGACGCGCCGCGTGAAGGAGGCCGATGGCTGGCTGCACACCGGCGACCAGGCCCGCATCGAGAACGGGCGCATCACCATCACCGGCCGCATCAAGGATATCCTCGTGACGTCCACCGGCGAGAAGATCGCGCCGGTCGATCTCGAGACCGCGATCCTGGCCGATCCCCTGTTCGAGCAGGCGCTGGTGGTCGGCGAGCAGCGTCCGTTCCTCGCCGCGCTGGTTGTGCTCAACGCCAAGGCCTGGGTGCAGGAGAAGGAAAGGTTGGCTGCGAGCGGCAAGCAAGGCGGTGCGGCGGAGCGGGCCGCGCTGCTTGCGCGAATCGCAGCGGCCGTGAAGGCCTATCCGTCCTACGCGACGCCGCGCGCGGTATGGTGGACGCTGGACCCCTGGACCATTGCTAGCGGCCTGCTCACGCCGACGCTGAAGAACAAGCGCCCCGCGCTCGAACACCGCTTCGCCGAGGAGATCGCGCAGATCTACGCGAAGAAGCCGGCGGCGACGGTGAAGGCGCAGTGA
- a CDS encoding cysteine hydrolase family protein: MPHPLPALIVIDVQRAFDEWEAAGKRRNNPDAVARIVDLLAAFRANGAPIFHIRHEGTKPNSSFLPSRSGYAVKDEAREQDGEPVIVKRVNSAFIGTDLETRLRASGITTLVICGATTNHCVETTTRMAGNLGFDTRLVRDATWTFDRIGPDGDAHSAEEIHAMTLSNLNGEFARIVTAGEVIASFAAK, translated from the coding sequence ATGCCGCACCCCCTCCCCGCCCTCATCGTCATCGACGTCCAGCGCGCGTTCGACGAATGGGAGGCGGCGGGCAAGCGCCGCAACAATCCGGACGCGGTGGCCCGCATCGTCGATCTGCTCGCGGCGTTCCGGGCAAACGGTGCGCCGATCTTTCATATCCGCCACGAGGGCACGAAGCCAAATTCGTCGTTTCTGCCATCGCGCTCCGGCTACGCCGTCAAGGACGAGGCGCGCGAACAGGATGGCGAGCCTGTGATCGTCAAGCGCGTCAACAGCGCCTTCATCGGCACGGACCTCGAGACGCGCCTGCGCGCAAGCGGCATCACTACGCTCGTCATTTGCGGCGCCACCACCAACCATTGCGTGGAGACGACGACGCGGATGGCCGGCAATCTCGGCTTCGACACGCGGCTCGTGCGCGATGCCACCTGGACCTTCGACCGGATCGGACCCGATGGCGACGCACATTCCGCCGAGGAGATCCATGCGATGACGCTGTCGAATCTCAACGGCGAGTTCGCGCGCATCGTCACCGCGGGCGAGGTGATCGCATCATTCGCGGCGAAGTGA
- a CDS encoding RibD family protein, translated as MKPYVICLMHSSLDGRTHPSRWRPKGAGTDWFEKIHDELGGDAWVIGRVTGSEFAKGKPYPAGTAGTFPREPWFARRDAKTYGVVLDAQGKIGWGRSDIGGDPIVVVLTEGVPDSHLAGLRGEGVSYIFAGKSEIDLALALDILNHELGVKRLLVEGGGVANGAFLRAGLIDEFNLILSPAVDGASGAPFVFSSTEADSDKRAPLAAMTLEGVRELGSGVLLLRYLIKNDPQAVGK; from the coding sequence ATGAAGCCCTACGTCATCTGTCTGATGCATTCCAGCCTGGACGGCCGCACGCACCCCAGCCGTTGGCGTCCGAAGGGCGCGGGCACGGACTGGTTCGAGAAGATCCATGACGAGCTCGGCGGCGATGCCTGGGTGATCGGCCGCGTCACCGGCTCGGAGTTCGCCAAGGGCAAGCCCTATCCCGCCGGAACGGCCGGGACGTTTCCGCGGGAGCCGTGGTTTGCGCGGCGTGATGCAAAAACCTACGGCGTCGTGCTCGACGCGCAGGGCAAGATCGGCTGGGGCCGCTCCGATATCGGCGGCGATCCGATCGTCGTGGTGCTGACCGAGGGCGTGCCGGATTCGCATCTTGCAGGCCTGCGCGGCGAGGGCGTGTCCTATATCTTCGCCGGCAAGTCCGAGATCGACCTGGCGCTGGCGCTCGACATCCTCAATCACGAGTTGGGGGTGAAGCGGCTGCTGGTGGAGGGCGGCGGCGTCGCCAATGGCGCGTTCCTGCGCGCCGGTCTCATCGACGAATTCAATCTCATCCTCAGCCCCGCGGTGGATGGCGCAAGCGGCGCGCCCTTCGTGTTCTCTTCGACGGAAGCCGACAGCGACAAGCGCGCGCCCCTCGCCGCGATGACGCTGGAGGGGGTGCGGGAGCTCGGCAGCGGTGTCCTGCTGCTGCGCTACCTGATCAAGAACGATCCGCAGGCCGTGGGTAAGTAA
- a CDS encoding flavin monoamine oxidase family protein — protein MSDKPQHIVIVGAGAAGLMAGRELARAGKKVTVLEARDRCGGRIHPLPAAEFGYPADGGAEFVHGDAPVTRALLREAGLSLQEIEGTLWRFDGAHFSREDRHDPHEAELHAVLGNLKDDLTVADFLRRHFAGPEYDGLRYSIERMVEGYDAADPERASTLALREEWMDGGLHTQARINGGYGALIDFLAAECRRHGAAVRLGCVVSAIEDEGGAVVVRGAGGEVHRCDRVILTVPLPLLREIALPASVRAKAAAADDIGFGNVVKILLRFARPWWRERNPDLADMTFLLSDRTIPVWWTRHPEQHPVLTGWFGGPRTAELQDLDPQALIEAGLGSLATIFGLSREDVARDLVAAAATNWGQDPFARGAYSWATPRTRAAQAMLARADGAVLFSGEALYRGRDMGTVEAALASGLETAGMILRG, from the coding sequence ATGTCGGACAAACCACAGCATATCGTCATCGTCGGTGCCGGCGCGGCTGGCCTGATGGCGGGGCGCGAGCTCGCGCGCGCGGGCAAGAAGGTGACGGTCCTGGAAGCACGCGACCGCTGCGGCGGGCGCATCCACCCGCTGCCGGCGGCGGAGTTCGGCTACCCCGCCGATGGCGGCGCCGAATTCGTCCATGGCGATGCCCCGGTGACACGCGCCCTGCTGCGCGAGGCGGGGCTGTCCCTTCAGGAGATCGAAGGCACGCTATGGAGATTTGACGGTGCACATTTCTCGCGTGAGGATCGCCATGATCCGCACGAGGCGGAGCTGCATGCCGTGCTCGGGAATTTGAAGGACGACCTCACCGTCGCCGATTTCCTGCGCCGTCATTTTGCCGGACCAGAGTATGACGGGCTGCGCTATTCGATCGAGCGGATGGTCGAGGGCTACGATGCCGCAGATCCCGAGCGCGCCTCCACGCTGGCGCTGCGCGAGGAATGGATGGACGGCGGGCTCCACACGCAGGCGCGCATCAATGGCGGCTATGGCGCGCTGATCGATTTTCTCGCCGCCGAGTGCCGCAGGCATGGCGCGGCGGTCCGCCTCGGCTGCGTGGTGTCGGCGATCGAGGACGAGGGCGGCGCGGTGGTCGTTCGCGGTGCCGGCGGCGAGGTGCATCGCTGCGACCGCGTGATCCTCACGGTGCCGCTGCCGCTGCTGCGCGAGATCGCGCTTCCGGCGAGCGTGCGCGCGAAGGCGGCGGCTGCCGACGACATCGGCTTCGGCAACGTCGTCAAGATTCTGCTGCGGTTTGCGCGGCCATGGTGGCGCGAGCGAAACCCGGATCTTGCGGATATGACCTTCCTGCTGTCGGACCGGACCATCCCGGTGTGGTGGACGCGCCATCCGGAGCAGCATCCCGTGCTCACCGGCTGGTTCGGCGGCCCGCGGACGGCGGAGCTGCAAGACCTCGATCCGCAGGCGTTGATCGAGGCCGGGCTTGGTTCGCTCGCCACCATCTTCGGCCTGTCGCGCGAAGACGTCGCGCGCGACCTCGTCGCGGCTGCGGCGACCAATTGGGGGCAGGATCCGTTCGCCCGCGGCGCCTATTCCTGGGCCACGCCGCGCACGCGCGCGGCGCAAGCCATGCTCGCGCGCGCCGACGGAGCGGTGCTGTTCTCCGGCGAAGCGCTGTATCGCGGCCGCGACATGGGCACGGTCGAGGCGGCGCTGGCGAGCGGGCTGGAGACGGCGGGGATGATCTTGCGGGGATGA
- a CDS encoding sensor histidine kinase produces the protein MRVIRGLARILIACLFAGLSRECVAADGPQQRSVLVLEEADFRSPFYSEIFAGIRTAAKQNGKSNTVIYGESLDLARFPGPDYELSLVGHLKTKYAQRPIDVIVSIGVASAKFLQKRKQDIWPAAPVVYGFVPDLPETRALFLPDTTAVFARVRPTHLLTAARAIVPDLTRVVLVGEAWKNPLVYGHWKQDFAAAMPDLEVIDLSGAVLREVRSRVASLPDRSAILTSAMYSDGEGTYYAPASALARVAESANRPIIITSDTFLGRSGVGGFLLLPEIIGREAGEVAMRILDGEAPSSIAPFSGDNVRPIFDWRQLKRWNVDEANLPPGSEVRFRQPTFWEQYYWHSAIIAGVVLVQALMITILLRERRLRFMAEVEARQRMSELAHMNRRATAGEMSVSLAHELNQPLAAILINAETAQQILQSPAPDLGEIRDILNHIRRDDQRAAEVIGRLRSFLKRDPTERSELDLNATVGEVFRFLSVQALTHDVELVMQPSSADIRVKGDKIQLQQAILNLVVNGMEAVAHLPDERRRVVGRTSLTEGNLALVSIADKGDGILAEKVAEIFKPFFTTKAQGMGIGLSIAHTIVQAHGGRIWAENVPSGGVVFHVSLPLAAPR, from the coding sequence ATGCGTGTGATCCGCGGGCTCGCGCGCATCCTGATCGCCTGCTTGTTCGCTGGCCTCTCGCGTGAATGCGTCGCAGCCGACGGCCCCCAGCAGCGTTCGGTCCTGGTTCTGGAAGAAGCCGATTTTCGCTCGCCCTTTTATTCGGAGATCTTTGCCGGAATCCGCACCGCCGCGAAGCAGAACGGGAAGAGCAACACGGTGATCTACGGCGAAAGCCTCGATCTCGCCCGCTTCCCGGGACCGGACTATGAATTGAGCCTGGTCGGTCACCTCAAGACCAAATATGCGCAGCGGCCGATCGACGTCATCGTTTCGATCGGCGTCGCATCGGCGAAATTCCTTCAGAAGCGGAAGCAGGACATCTGGCCCGCCGCGCCCGTGGTATACGGCTTCGTTCCCGACCTGCCTGAGACGCGCGCGCTGTTCCTGCCCGATACGACGGCCGTCTTCGCCAGAGTGAGGCCGACACACCTCCTGACCGCAGCGCGCGCAATCGTTCCCGACCTGACCCGTGTCGTCCTGGTGGGCGAGGCCTGGAAGAATCCGCTGGTGTACGGACATTGGAAGCAGGACTTCGCGGCCGCAATGCCCGATCTCGAAGTCATCGATCTGTCCGGCGCGGTGCTGCGTGAGGTCCGCAGTCGCGTCGCTTCCCTGCCCGACCGCTCCGCGATCCTGACCTCGGCGATGTATTCCGACGGCGAAGGCACCTATTACGCCCCGGCCTCGGCGCTCGCACGCGTTGCCGAGAGTGCGAACCGCCCGATCATCATAACGTCCGATACGTTCCTCGGACGGTCGGGCGTGGGCGGCTTCCTGCTGCTGCCCGAAATCATCGGGCGGGAAGCCGGCGAAGTGGCGATGCGGATCCTCGACGGCGAAGCGCCCTCGAGCATCGCACCGTTCAGCGGAGACAACGTGAGGCCGATCTTCGACTGGCGGCAGCTGAAACGCTGGAATGTGGACGAAGCCAATCTGCCCCCCGGCAGCGAGGTGCGTTTCCGCCAACCGACCTTCTGGGAGCAGTATTACTGGCACTCCGCGATCATTGCAGGCGTGGTGCTGGTGCAGGCGCTGATGATCACCATTCTGCTGCGCGAGCGCCGTCTGCGCTTCATGGCCGAGGTCGAGGCGCGCCAGCGCATGTCGGAGCTCGCCCACATGAACCGCCGCGCGACCGCGGGAGAGATGTCCGTCTCGCTCGCACACGAGCTGAACCAGCCGCTCGCCGCCATTCTGATCAATGCCGAGACGGCCCAGCAGATATTACAGAGTCCGGCGCCCGACCTCGGCGAGATCAGGGACATCCTGAACCACATCCGCCGTGACGATCAGCGGGCCGCCGAAGTCATCGGCCGGCTGCGCTCGTTTCTGAAGCGAGACCCGACCGAACGGAGCGAGCTCGACCTCAATGCCACCGTCGGCGAGGTGTTTCGATTCCTCTCCGTGCAGGCCCTGACCCACGATGTTGAACTCGTCATGCAGCCGTCGTCCGCAGACATTCGGGTGAAAGGCGACAAGATTCAGCTCCAGCAGGCCATCCTCAATCTCGTCGTGAACGGCATGGAGGCTGTGGCCCATCTTCCGGACGAGCGGCGCCGCGTCGTCGGACGAACCAGTCTCACCGAGGGCAACCTCGCCCTTGTCTCCATCGCCGACAAGGGCGACGGCATCCTCGCGGAGAAAGTCGCCGAGATCTTCAAGCCGTTCTTCACGACCAAGGCGCAAGGCATGGGCATAGGCCTCTCGATCGCGCATACCATCGTCCAGGCGCATGGCGGCCGCATCTGGGCCGAAAACGTCCCGTCAGGGGGCGTCGTTTTTCACGTCAGCCTGCCGCTGGCAGCGCCGCGATAG